In Flavobacterium gelatinilyticum, a genomic segment contains:
- a CDS encoding cysteine hydrolase family protein, whose product MSNSKLDNPALILIDIQKGFLDVAYWGGDRNNANAEEKAGELLEIWRSKNLPVFHVQHCSSNPNSILNETNSGNEFQNVVKPLEGETIIKKNVNSAFIGTNLKELLDNAKITNLVILGLTTDHCVSTTTRMAGNFGYTVYLVSDASATFNKKGVNGEDFSAEIIHQTALASLNEEFAQVVTSDFIKENL is encoded by the coding sequence ATGAGCAATTCAAAACTTGATAATCCCGCATTAATTTTAATTGATATTCAAAAAGGATTTCTTGACGTTGCTTATTGGGGCGGAGACCGAAATAATGCAAACGCAGAGGAAAAAGCGGGTGAACTTCTGGAAATATGGCGATCTAAAAATCTGCCTGTTTTTCATGTACAGCATTGTTCTTCAAATCCTAATTCGATTTTAAATGAAACTAATTCTGGAAATGAATTTCAGAATGTTGTAAAACCTCTTGAAGGTGAAACAATCATCAAAAAAAACGTCAACAGCGCTTTTATCGGAACTAATCTGAAAGAATTATTAGACAATGCTAAAATCACTAATCTTGTAATTCTGGGTTTAACTACAGATCACTGTGTTTCTACCACGACCAGAATGGCAGGAAATTTTGGTTATACAGTTTATTTAGTTTCTGATGCATCGGCGACTTTCAATAAAAAAGGCGTAAACGGAGAAGATTTCTCAGCCGAAATAATACATCAAACGGCTTTAGCAAGTTTAAATGAAGAATTTGCTCAGGTGGTTACTTCTGATTTTATTAAAGAGAATCTTTAG
- a CDS encoding MBL fold metallo-hydrolase, with protein MKVYFLGTGTSQGIPIIGIDHPVCKSTDAKDKRLRVSIWISWNEHSYVIDCGPDFRQQMLSCGCRKLDAILFTHEHSDHTAGLDDIRPFNFRQGEIPIYGHKRVLDNLRRRFDYVFETVNKYPGAPSVKTIEVHNNEPFAVGDKIAVPINAMHGDLQVFGYRIDQFAYLTDVKTIEQVEIEKLKGVKVLVVNALRVEPHDTHFNLQEALDFINLVKPEKAYLTHISHVLGFHEEVQKQLPENVFLAYDNLEITI; from the coding sequence TTGAAGGTCTATTTTCTAGGTACTGGTACTTCCCAAGGTATTCCGATTATCGGAATCGATCATCCCGTTTGTAAAAGCACTGATGCTAAGGACAAAAGACTCCGTGTATCCATCTGGATTTCGTGGAACGAGCACTCGTACGTTATCGATTGCGGTCCCGATTTCAGACAGCAGATGCTTTCCTGCGGATGCCGTAAACTGGATGCAATTTTATTCACTCACGAACACTCAGATCACACTGCCGGATTAGACGATATTCGTCCGTTTAATTTCCGTCAGGGAGAAATTCCAATCTATGGACATAAGCGTGTTCTGGACAACTTAAGGCGCCGTTTTGATTATGTTTTCGAAACCGTAAACAAATATCCCGGAGCACCAAGCGTAAAGACAATCGAAGTGCATAACAATGAGCCTTTTGCTGTTGGCGATAAAATAGCTGTTCCTATAAATGCCATGCATGGCGACCTGCAGGTTTTTGGATACCGAATCGATCAGTTCGCTTATTTAACCGATGTAAAAACCATCGAGCAGGTAGAAATTGAGAAGCTCAAAGGTGTAAAAGTTCTGGTTGTAAACGCCCTGCGTGTTGAACCTCACGATACTCATTTTAATTTACAGGAAGCACTGGATTTTATTAATCTGGTAAAACCCGAAAAAGCCTATTTAACGCACATCAGCCATGTTTTGGGCTTTCATGAAGAAGTACAAAAACAACTTCCGGAAAATGTTTTTCTGGCTTACGATAATTTAGAAATTACAATTTAA